The sequence CAGCGATTTAGCGTTGTTCCTGCAAATCAAACCTCCTGCGGCGTCGGAATTGGTCGACCGCTTGGTGAAAGCGGAATTCATCGAGCGCGAAACTAATCCTAACGACCGTAGACAGACGATCCTCACATTATCAGACAAAGGGAAGCGAATAATCGCACAGCGGCAGGAGCAATTAGTTAATACGTACTTGAAAATGCTCGAGCGCATGAAACCGAAAGAACAAAAGGCACTCGAACAAGCATTCGTAACACTGGCGCGCGTTGCGAAAGCGATGGACGATAAGGAAGCGGGATTATGATTGTGCGATTGCCAAAATGGTGTATTCAGTTCGCACTGCTTGCCTTCGGGTTCCATGTTGCCAATGCCCAACCGGTTTCGCTTGACGATTGTTTTCTCGCTGCTTCACAGCACAATGCCAATCGGAAATTGTCATCGGAAAAATTAGTTGAGGTTTCGGCAAAAATTGCTGAAGCAAAAGGTCAGCGCGG comes from bacterium and encodes:
- a CDS encoding MarR family transcriptional regulator, translated to SDLALFLQIKPPAASELVDRLVKAEFIERETNPNDRRQTILTLSDKGKRIIAQRQEQLVNTYLKMLERMKPKEQKALEQAFVTLARVAKAMDDKEAGL